Within Streptomyces roseirectus, the genomic segment CCAAGGAACGCAACCTGGCGCGGGCGGTCTTCGCCGCAGGACCCACCGGGCTCGCGTCCTGGCCGGTGCTCCAGGAGGACGACTCCCTGAAACCCGCCCTCGTCGCCGACCTGCGCACCGCCCTCGTCGGCTACCCGCGCGACCACGGCCTGGCCGGCCTCGTCGAGGAGCTGCGGTCCACCAGCGCGGAGTTCGCCCGCCTGTGGGACGAAGGCGCGGTCGGGCCGCACGTCTCGGCCCGCAAGACCGTCGTGCACCCCCAGGTGGGTGAGGTGGTCTGCGACTGCGACGTGCTCACCGTCCCCGGCTGCGACATCCGCCTCGTCGTCTACACGGTGGCCGCGGGCTCCGCCGACGCGGAGAAGCTGGAGTTCCTGCGGGTCACCAACGGCGCTCACACCTCAAGGGCCTAGTCGCGGACACCGAACGGCCCTTCCCCGGGCCGGAGTTGCGTGTCAGTTGCGTGTTAGTTGCCTGGCCGCGCGCGCCTCGTCGCTGTCACCGTGCTGAGGCGTGCCATCCCTTCAGCAGAAAGAAGGAGACATGGACTACAAACGATCCGCAGCCGGGCTGCCGCGCCGGATGCTGGCGCGATTACTGTGCTGCGTCGCGGCAGGTGCGCTCCTGGTACTCCTGGGCACCCCCGCGCACGCGGCGATCGCCGACAAGCGCAACGACTACAACAGTGACGGCATCAGCGACATCGCCGGCGTCAACGGAACCTCGGGCTGTCTGTACCGCTGGCTCGGCAACGGCAGCGGCGGATTCGCCGCCGGGGTCCAGCTCGGCTGCGGCTGGGGGCCGTACCAGCAGTCGCTGTCCGGCCCCGGTGACCTCAACGGCGACGGCGTCGGGGACCTGGTCGCCGTCAACTCCGCCAGCAACTGCCTGTACCGCTGGTACGGCAACGGCAGCGGCGGATTCGGCGCCGGCACGCAGATCGGCTGCGGCTGGGCCCCGTACATCGCCTCGCTGGCCGGAGCGGGCGATCTGAACAAC encodes:
- a CDS encoding FG-GAP repeat domain-containing protein, with amino-acid sequence MDYKRSAAGLPRRMLARLLCCVAAGALLVLLGTPAHAAIADKRNDYNSDGISDIAGVNGTSGCLYRWLGNGSGGFAAGVQLGCGWGPYQQSLSGPGDLNGDGVGDLVAVNSASNCLYRWYGNGSGGFGAGTQIGCGWAPYIASLAGAGDLNNDGDGDLVAVNSGNGCLYRWLGNGSGGFGAGTQIGCGWAPYSGYVSGGGDINGDGNADLVAINSGNDCLYRWYGNGGGGFGAGAQIGCGWAPYQLASSFSGMGNIGGGTAGDIVAINSGNGCLYRWLGNGSGGYGAGTQIGCGWAPYWLAA